Genomic DNA from Mercenaria mercenaria strain notata unplaced genomic scaffold, MADL_Memer_1 contig_1105, whole genome shotgun sequence:
TTTCTGAAAAAAGATACATTTCTTAGGCTTCAGTTTCAGCTTGTATGTGCGAAACCTCTGCAAGGCCTCTTTCAGATTAACCATATGGTCTCTGAAACTTTTACCAAGCACTACTATATCGTCCAGAAAGGCTAACACCGCTTTCCATGTTAGGCCTCTGAGGACTAAATTCATAATTCGGGCATATGTAGCTGGTGCTCCACATAGACCGAATCCCATTCGCACATGCTCAAAAGACCGTATTTCGTTATGAAGGCAGTCTTTTTCCGGTCTTCTTCCTGATGGGAACTTGCCAGTAGGCAGAGTTAGCATCAAGCTTCGAAAACCATACACTCCCGGACAGAGTGTCTAAACAGTCATCCACTAAGGGCAAAGGAAACACatctttctgacatttttcatttaaagctcTATAGTCAATGCACCATCTGACTGTGCCGTCCCTTTTCCGGATAAGTACTGGGGCTGAAGCCCAGTCAGATATTGACTCTTGGATGACCCCtgcctttaacattttattgaggtGGGCCTCTTCCTCACCAGCAAAACACACAGGCGTGCGCCTCATGCGTTGCTTAACTGGTTCAGCATTACCCGTTTCAATAACATGTTCCATTGCAGTAAAATTACCAAGATCAAACTCATCTTGAGCAAACACATCTTGGTACTCAATAAGCAACTGAGCCAACTGCTGCTGTTGCTCTTCATTCAGATGTTCACAGGAATCGGAGTATACTTGCTGAAGGTGGGGCGGGAGAGCACTATCACTCTCCGGCCTAGGAACAGTGTCATGTTGCCGACCCAGATCAGAAATCTGATTTATTTTATACTCCTCATCCTCCTCCCCCacttcaataatttcggacactGGATAAGCTCTCCCTATCTCAGATCCCTTTGAAATTAACTTATACCTATCAGTGGGGTTTACAACACAAACTACTGGATCAGTGAACCCTTCCCTGACCACCCTAGGCTTCCATACCTTAAACTGGTCTAATGGCTCAATGACATAATCAGTAAGTTCTGTgtccattttacattttacatgggcCACCGAATGAGGCGGAATAACCCTGCGTTTAGCCACAGTAACCCTGGACACTGAAGGAAAACCGTTTATGCTATCAACATCAAGAGTTATGTGCATGCCGTCAAAGATTATTATACCCCTACCCATGTCTAAAATCGATTGGCCTTTATCACAGAGAATGTCAAAACCTAACAACATTTGTTGTTCTATTGGGGCAACATATACATTCTCCTTATACCATTTCGATCCTATTTTCAACCGGACGGGACCAACAATGTAGCCGTTTAACCATAACTCCCTCCCAGCAGTCATAAGTTTAACCTCTTTGACCTTAGGGGGCTTATGCCGCAAGGAATTATAGACCTTGTCTGAAATAATTGTGACCTGGGCAGCAGTGTCCACAATTGCTTTTACCGGTTGATCACCCACTTGAATTCCCATGGAAAATTGAGAGGCCGATTTTACCTGGCATACAATAACATGCTCAAGATCAGATTCAACCTCCACCTTAACCTGGTTATTACAAGTGCTATTACAGTGGTCTTTCTGTTCTTCCGGAACAGGGAATTTATCTAGGGTCGGGGTGCCACTGCTTTGTCCGACCCTTTGTAGTTTAACCGATCCTGTTGATCGGTTCTTTTCTTTGGACAGTCCCGGCGGAAATGTCCCTCCTTGCCGCACCCATAACACCGAAAAGGCCCTTTCTTAGCTTTAGGCTTTGGCCTATCTCGGTTGTGCTTAACTGCCATGACTTTATCAAATGTTTGTTGCAACTGTTTAATTGCCTCCATGACAGTTCTATTATCCGGTGCTTCTCTACCACTTCCGGATCCTTCACTCACAGCATAAACCCGTTCAGATTCACGCCGCTTGCTTTCGCGTATTGATTTGTCATATATGGCCGAATGTCCCTGTTGGTACTTTCGAACCATCTGTTTAGCCTGTTGGATACTAGGAGGATTAAGCATGAACACATTCTGTCCAGCATCCTTATCCAATAGGCCCTGACAGAAACGATTTATGACCTGATTGGTCACAAATGAATCTGGCAGACTTTTAAATGCTTTCGCCGCAAGAGTCAAAAGCCAGTCTGCATAATCATCCAACAACTCACCATCTTTCTGGCAAGCTTGTTGAAATTGTGTTTGAGCTGCTGCCGGCAGCTCCTGTTCCCCAAAACGCGCTTCCATTTTACTACGTAAACTATTATATGAGTTCACGTCCGCTCTATCATGTATTAATACATAATATTCAATAGCTTTGCCAGTAAGTGCCCAGCACAAGCCATCAAATTTTTCTACATCTGACCATCCGCAGGCCTCTGCATATCTggtaaactttaaatcaaaagccTCCCAGCTGCCTTTACCGTCAAATGTCAGATGCTTTGGCAAGGAACTTATTGACTTCCTTGTCCTACTATAGTCAGCACTCACCTCTAACTTTGGCGATGGTTTAGTTGCTTTCGCATTACCATCACCCTCTTTAGGGGTGCTAGTTTCACCAAGGTCGAACTTTAATTTCGTCCTTGGTACCTCTGTTTTACTCCTGCCCGCCGGTGTTGCAGATACAAAATCGGCCGGACTTTTCAACaatggctgaaatttactatGAAATTCCTTTTGAGCCATTGCTGACATATAAATAGGTCTGGGGATGGCCCTTACTGGCGAAACCCCAGGTCTAGCATGAGCAGACCTTATACCTTCGGCCTTTATACGTGATGCTATACTAGACTCCTTAGGAGTCTTAGCCTCTTCATCACCTTCCACCTGTACCCACATTTTATTCCGGGTAAAATCAATTTTACCCAGCTCTAAGTCCGTAAATTTCTTACGACAAATTACCGACAGCGTTTCTGGGGTTAAATTCCCAGTATACTCACGAACGGACAAAAGTGCCTTGGCAATTTTTTCATTTATGCCCGGTATTGTTTTTAATTGCTCAAGTGTCGCAAAATTAATTGGGACCACCTGTGCACTTACTTCTGTAGCAAAAGGCTTACCT
This window encodes:
- the LOC128551460 gene encoding uncharacterized protein LOC128551460, coding for MGIQVGDQPVKAIVDTAAQVTIISDKVYNSLRHKPPKVKEVKLMTAGRELWLNGYIVGPVRLKIGSKWYKENVYVAPIEQQMLLGFDILCDKGQSILDMGRGIIIFDGMHITLDVDSINGFPSVSRVTVAKRRVIPPHSVAHVKCKMDTELTDYVIEPLDQFKVWKPRVVREGFTDPVVCVVNPTDRYKLISKGSEIGRAYPVSEIIEVGEEDEEYKINQISDLGRQHDTVPRPESDSALPPHLQQVYSDSCEHLNEEQQQQLAQLLIEYQDVFAQDEFDLGNFTAMEHVIETGNAEPVKQRMRRTPVCFAGEEEAHLNKMLKAGVIQESISDWASAPVLIRKRDGTVRWCIDYRALNEKCQKDVFPLPLVDDCLDTLSGSVWFSKLDANSAYWQVPIRKKTGKRLPS